A stretch of DNA from Cannabis sativa cultivar Pink pepper isolate KNU-18-1 chromosome X, ASM2916894v1, whole genome shotgun sequence:
TGGAAAAAAAAGCAAACATTAGAAAGACAAAAATTGGCGTTGAAGTACTACTACTAAATGCGATCAAAATGTTTGAAATTGAAAACTCAACctgttaattttaaaaatataacataataaataaccACATGGGCAGCAAATAAAGGTTCTTGTTTCTACCAAATGTCATCCCATTCACTTGACCAAAATGagaatataatataaagttacAGATATTTCATAATAAAACTATAATCTGAACCCAAAAGACTTGAAAAAGATTAGAGGTTTTGATAAttcgtaaaaaaaaatagagaaaaatgcACATTCCCATATGGTAGTGACATTGACATATTACAGAACTTACGATGCAATCATCATGCAAGAAACACCAAGTAGCTGCAGTCTCTGTTTTTCAATATAATTGTGAGAGAGAAACCGATCGATCAGATTTATTGTGAGGAAAAGAGTATCCGGAACCAGGTTATACTCTTCAGAAACCTGAAAAATGAGCTATATTTTATTAGTTCAAACTGCCATGATGTGGTAATACCAATTTAAATTTTGCAGGTAAAAAAAAGATACTGACCTCGACAAGCCAATCAATCAAAATTGCTCGCATATTTGGAGTGATATCCTTCTGCAACTCCTCCATGTAATTAACAGATGGCCTTCGCTCTAGCTGAGGAGGAAAAGGGtattcaattcaattcaattagGAGTCCTAAAATGAAATGTAATCATAATTTTTCTTCTTGATGATTGGTTAAAGGAAGTGTTGGCAGttcctttttgtgaaaaagcaTCATTTCATTTCAAATATTGACATAAAATGGAAAACTAATGCAAGGACATCAGTTGCAAGTGAATAACTTTGAAAACTCAaatcagaaaaaataaaatgtcacagcAAGTATCCTAACCCTCATTTCCTAAACAAATGGCATCATAACAAACCTCTGTAATGCGTCTGGTATCATCTATATAGGGAGCATACAAGCTACAAGCTTGAGGATCCTTTACGTCTGAGTCAATGTCAACAATGTCTGATTCTTTTGAAGCAGGTGTTATCTCCAAAACCTCATCTTCTTCTGCACATTACCAGAAAAAAACTGTTAACAATCAACCCATAGTTGCAAAAGGTAAAAGAACTCCAAGCTCTAACATTACATATCAAGTCGATACAACATCATATTACAAACACAAGAAcaagtaattgattaactataTACTACCGACTTACTTAAAACCACCAATTCAACAAGTTTATTGACAAACCAAGACACGTACTATTATGTATGTAGAACAGTAACAGAACAATTAATGACCTTTTTCTCTTTGGGAGAATCGAAGAGCATCATCTTTCTCATCTTTACTTGCACATTTTTTGAGAACACCGAATTGTTTGAAGTTGGGACCTTGCTCATCTTTCTCCAACTTTACTTGCTTAGTGAAATCTTCCGACTCTGCCACCTTTATTTTGGATAGTTCCTCAGCTAACTTTGTTTTTGCATCCTCATGAACAGGCAGCAAGTCTCCAGAGTCATTTGCAGCCAACTTGTCATTTTTCTCATCTACATTTCTAGTCTGTCAAGGAGCAATGCAATACCATTAGAAACCGAGTGAAAAGATATTCACATTTGTGAACTACTACATGATCAcatcacacacatatatatacctTAACGCTAGATGCATTGTTGACATTGTTGAAATTGGGATTTTCACAAGAAATGTTGGTAGCATCCTTAAGTACAGCTCTTCTTTTATGCTTGAAGCTAGCAGGGGCAACCGTTGAAGGTTTGTTCTCATCCAGATTCTCTCTTTTAGACTTTGCTCTAAGAGCACGCCTCTGGTCTTGTGAAGGTTTCAATTGTGAGAGCACCCCACCAGATGTTCCCAAGGCTCTAGCCCGCGCTCGTGTAACCCGAACACCAAGCTCTTCAAAATTTGCAACATTTGTGTTTTCGTCACTCATAGTTGCATGCCCTTGCCGAGAGCAAATcatgaattttttaaaactcaattcCTTTTCATTGGACCTGCACTGTTAATAACGTTTCTTTGTCAAAACAGTGTAAAATCTGAATGTAGCAAAGAAAAGAGGCTTATGTAATAACCCAATATTTATGTCTTCATAATATTATACTCGATTTTCATTTGCAatgaataggaaaaaaaaacctGAGAAGGGGACATACTCCTAAATTTTCGTTTAACCCATAAACTAAAATGTTAAAAACTCATCTTCAAAACTTGAAGGTTAAATTTTAGTGAGCTCATTTTAGCTTTTACACTTTGCATTGCACAACGCTTGTTAGCTTAATAAAATCAAGTAATAGTGTAAACATTGTAATGATCTGAAGCTACCTAGAAAAATATGAACACCAATtgatgaaaaaatgaaaaaaaaaaaaaaaattagagaaatacTAACATAACTTTGATTaattttttaggaaaaaaaatgcAATAACAAAACACCTAAAATCACAAATAAAGgaggaaaaaaaaacatgttctTTTTATTTCTGAAAAGTCGGCTACCATAAACTTTCACCCAAAAATAAAatctacatatatgtatatatatataaattaatatgaaaaaaCAGACCGGAATGCGCCTTTAAACGCAACAATTTCAAAATCAGAACAAAAATTTCAATCTAAATTTTATTCATTACTAACAGaccaaaaaagaagaagaagaaacagaaTAAACATTAAAATTAACAGCATTGCAGATCTATGTAGCGAAACTCGAAAACGTCGAAGTTTCCATTAGAATCCACTGCTCAGCGTCGATCTACGACcggcataaaataaaaaaataaaaaaaacgacgacgtttcaaaaaaaaaaaaggaaaggaaaaagTCCAGCTCATTATCAAGACGgcgtagtagtagtagtaaggtgtaaaagagaaagaaaaatggGAGCCGACCTTACTCTGTTTTAGGGAGAGCGCTTCAATGGCGGACCAAAGAGCTGTATAGAACTAGgaaaaagagggagagagagagagattgtgTTTCTCTAACTTAAACAGAGATGAAAacgaaagagagagaaggagtgAGTGAGCGCGTGACTATGGTTGTGGTTgggggagaagaagaagaagaagaagaaggaggaggaaGAGCGGGAGGAGGAGGGAGTTTGAACTTGGTAAAAAGTCCAAAACGGGGTTTAGACCTTTtaggggtattttagtaatttaaaatgattttgCTGCAATTGCTTGTTGCTTTGGCAATCCCACACACACAAAGTCAATTCTATTTCTTTGTACCGTTGTTGTAACGTGTCCGAATTTCAGTTGGCCTCATCTTCTGCGCTCACCACCACCTACGTACGTTATTacccattttttttatttatttttttgttttccaCTCAATTCCATTGGTTCTTCAGTAAAGAATAGGGAGGCTTAAATAAAGGAATAAATAATAATCCTTTTTGTTATTTCTAAATAATTTAGattgacaaaaataaaatttaaatagttatttaaaaaaaatattggcttgtacaaaaaataaattatataaattttatttttagtattataaattatttaaaaaattttaaaaatttataagtcATCATAAATACTtataatttacaaaattattaaaaaattgaacttaaaattttttttgggtATCCACACAGATAAAACATCTATTGAAACAACCTTTTAAATGGTGTACTATAAACttacctaataataataataataataataataataataataataataataataagtattaaATAAGTGTGATTGCctttgtttttgttattttgaaTCTTGGTGGTATGAAACAATGGCTCTCTGCCACTAtttgaat
This window harbors:
- the LOC115699101 gene encoding cyclin-A2-2 — translated: MICSRQGHATMSDENTNVANFEELGVRVTRARARALGTSGGVLSQLKPSQDQRRALRAKSKRENLDENKPSTVAPASFKHKRRAVLKDATNISCENPNFNNVNNASSVKTRNVDEKNDKLAANDSGDLLPVHEDAKTKLAEELSKIKVAESEDFTKQVKLEKDEQGPNFKQFGVLKKCASKDEKDDALRFSQREKEEDEVLEITPASKESDIVDIDSDVKDPQACSLYAPYIDDTRRITELERRPSVNYMEELQKDITPNMRAILIDWLVEVSEEYNLVPDTLFLTINLIDRFLSHNYIEKQRLQLLGVSCMMIASKYEEICPPRAEEFCLITDHTYTRREVLKMESEVLNLLHFQLSVPTTKTFLRRFIQAAQSSYEVPCVELEFMANYLAELTIVDYSFLKFLPSLIAASAVFLARWTLNQSDHPWNSTLEHYTSYKTPELKYAVLAMEDLQLNTRGCPLNAIREKYRQHRFNCVATLSSKESVGSLFSSSEND